In Roseofilum casamattae BLCC-M143, the following proteins share a genomic window:
- a CDS encoding phosphodiester glycosidase family protein, producing the protein MNWFSLQFLNNKAWQKLGLLVISLILLVPGTVYGILLLKRPARTPEARELFPGVYYTRAIASQPHPLIIHQVTIDLTSEHIEIVTTPGNPTPDGLDIDARKTSTFVREFDLQLAINGSFFHPFDVKHPGNYYPREGERVNVLGQAISNGEEYSPVNSGWNVLCFSADKTARIPGGSACPENTEHAIPGGAILFWEGKPVNLGKGSFYARRYPRTAVGVNASETELILLLVDGRQPFYSEGASLQELQSIFAEKNVETALNLDGGGSTTLVIADPDIRILNAPFHTRIPLRERPVANHLGFRIEAK; encoded by the coding sequence ATGAACTGGTTTTCTCTCCAATTCTTAAATAACAAAGCATGGCAGAAGTTGGGGTTACTTGTAATTAGCCTAATTCTGCTCGTTCCGGGGACAGTCTACGGTATACTGTTGCTCAAGCGGCCGGCGCGAACTCCAGAAGCGCGCGAGTTATTTCCAGGAGTGTACTATACTCGCGCGATCGCATCCCAACCCCATCCTCTAATTATTCATCAAGTAACGATTGACTTAACCTCCGAACATATTGAAATTGTCACCACTCCGGGAAATCCAACACCAGATGGTCTCGATATTGACGCGCGCAAAACCTCAACCTTTGTTCGCGAGTTCGATCTGCAACTGGCAATTAATGGCTCGTTTTTCCATCCCTTTGACGTAAAACATCCGGGAAATTATTATCCTCGCGAAGGAGAACGAGTCAATGTTCTCGGACAAGCCATTTCTAATGGCGAGGAATATTCTCCTGTTAATAGTGGTTGGAATGTGCTTTGTTTTTCAGCAGATAAAACTGCTCGCATCCCTGGGGGTTCTGCCTGTCCGGAAAATACAGAACATGCCATTCCTGGAGGAGCCATATTGTTCTGGGAAGGAAAACCGGTTAATTTAGGGAAAGGCTCATTTTACGCTCGCCGTTATCCTCGCACTGCTGTTGGCGTCAATGCATCGGAAACCGAACTGATTTTGCTCCTTGTCGATGGTCGTCAGCCATTCTATAGCGAAGGAGCTTCCCTACAAGAATTACAATCTATTTTTGCCGAGAAAAATGTGGAAACCGCCTTAAATTTAGATGGAGGAGGCTCGACAACTCTCGTTATTGCCGATCCAGATATTCGCATTCTGAATGCTCCATTCCATACTCGAATTCCCTTGCGCGAGCGCCCCGTTGCCAATCATTTAGGCTTTAGAATTGAAGCAAAATAA